TATCGGGGCAGGGCTCGCAGCCCTAGTATTGGAAAATGCGGTAGGTCAGCCTTTTCCGGAATTCACAAAAACCCATATTTTCGACCCCTTAGAGATGTCGAATACAGGTTGGTTTCTAAAAGATGTGGACGATTCAAAACACTCGAAATTATATGCGGAGAGAGACTTGGAATTGGCGCCTTATCAATTGGTCAATTATCCCGATGGGGGACTGATTACCTCCTCCACGGATTTAGGAAAGTATTTAAGTGAATTGATTTCAGGATATAATGGAAACGGTACCGTCTTGAATACCGAAAGTTATAAAGAGCTGTTTTCTCCCAATCTAAATGAAGAAAATCATAAAAACCGTAGTGACAGTGCTTATAACGATGAGTACAATATGGGTATTTTTATGGGCATGTCCGCTACCGGACAGATAGGTCATTCCGGTGGAGATCCTGCCGTAACTACCCTGATGTTCTTTAATTCCCAAACCAATACTGGAAAACTTTTAATAGCTAACACAGAATTGAGCAAAGAGGGTATCACAGAGTTTATTGATATTTTTAAAACACTGGCATCCTACGAAACTAAACTGTAATCGCCTTGTTCAAATATCTTCTAAAAGGAAGCATTTCTTTATACACCGAAATGACCCGCTCTTGAAAATCTTCCTGTTGTACCTCTTTTTGCGTCACCGGATGGGAAACGGCAAAACTCTTGTGTCTTAATAGTTCTATATGTTGGTGGTCTTGGGAAAATCCTTTGGGGGAAGTTTTTAGCATATCGTCCTCCATGAGGCCGCCGAACATATCCTTAAAAGATTTTTTGTTAATGATTTTTTTGAATTCCTCTCCGTTGTAATCAATGGCATCCCGAATACTAGTCAATATTTTTGAAGAAGGCCTATAAAAACCGCCCGCTATAAACGACTCGTTCAGCCCCAGATGTATGTAAAAATCCCCGGTGTCAGGCGCTTTATCCAAACCCGCCCCAAAGTGGTCCTTATAGGTAGGCTTCTCCGGATGGAACATCAAATTATTGTTGATCCGGTTGATTGCTTTCTTACCAGGAGTGGCGTAATAGTCCTTATCTACCTGGGCCAATTTGGCGTCCATTTCGTTGAGCCAACTTATATACCAATCCCTTACCTCATGGTAGCGTTTCCGGTTTTCGTCCATCCACTCTTTGGAATTGTTCTTGTCTAAATCGCGTAGAAAATCATATAGTTTGTAAAAACTCATAGCAGAATATTAAAAATTTATGAAAATAAGACATACAAGGCAAAACGTACCAAGTCCGAGGTTAGCGATAAGAGCTATTAACCTGGACGTTGGTTTCAAGAGATTTCTTTGTTGTTACTCCTCACGATAAGGTTTTTTTAAAATCCTCTATCACCACCTACGATATCCCCAAGGGTACCAAGAATACTTCCTTCCCCCTTATCCTTACCGCCTCTAGGTATGGCAGCCAATACCCTACCAGCCAAGCGGCTAAAGGGTAAGGATTGAATATAAACCGTACCAGGTCCTCTCAAAGTTGCGAAGAATAGTCCTTCCCCTCCAAAAACCGTATTTTTAATTCCTCCCACGAATTCAATATCATAATCCACCGTATGTGAAAAACCAACGATGCATCCGGTATCTACTTTTAACACTTCTCCGGCCGCCAATATTTTCTTGGCCATGGTGCCCCCTGCATGTACGAAGGCCATGCCGTCCCCTTCCAGCTTCTGCATAATGAAGCCTTCGCCGCCAAATAACCCTCTTCCTAATTTTCTAGAAAATTCAATCCCTACGGAAACGCCTTTGGCCGCACACAAAAAAGCATCTTTCTGACAAATGAACTTACCCCCTTTTTCAGAAAGGTCAATGGGCAATATTTTTCCTGGGTAGGGTGATGCAAAACTGACTTTCTTCTTCCCTTGCCCAACATTTAAAAAAGCGGTCATGAACAGGCTTTCTCCCGTTAACATTCGTTTACCGGCGGAGAAAATCTTTCCCAAAACACTACTGTCCTGGTTGGAACCATCCCCAAAAATGGTATCCATTTTAATATCGGGCTCCATCATCATAAAGCTCCCAGCCTCTGCTACCACGGCTTCCTGTGGGTCCAGCTCTATTTCTACATATTGCATTTCTTCGCCGTATATCTCGTAATCTACTTCGTGTGCGTTCATTTTTTAATTTGTTTTTTGTTGATACTAATAAGTAATTAAAGCTAAGATTATGTTACAAATTTGTTAGTAAAACTTGATTAATAGTAATCTAAAGTTATTATGTTAATTATTGACTTTGTTTAGTTTTACTTAATAATTGAATAGTTATTACTAATAATACTATTTTTTATTTTGGAATGAATAATATCATTAAAATCATAAGAACTTTACGAAAATCCACTTTGATTGATCTTGGAAAGAAATTAGGGTTAAAGAATATTGATTTAGAGAAAGATGAGCTTGTCAATGCAATAGAGGAATTATTCATAAAAAATGATAAAAAAAGAAATTTTACTGACAGTAGTTTTTTCAAAATAGGGTTCCCAATTTTAATGGTTCTATTTGGGTTTTTTATTGGACGAGTAACAGATATTTCCAACGCCGAAGTAAATGCTAACTTAACTAAAATTGACACCACCACCCAAAACAAAATCAATAAACTTTATCAACCACTACCCAGTAATTTTCAATTAAAAAGTTTGACGATAAGAGTGGACAAAAGCGTATTTGCTGATTATCTTCCAGAAATTAGAAACTTGTACACTACCAGTGGACTAAGAACAAGTTATGCAGATGAAGATTTTAAAGATACTATAGAAAGTGGGTTTCAATTTTATAATGGCAAATATAGTGATGAATTAAGAAATTTATTCGACGGTAAGGATTTAACTATTTCTATTGCAGTCGGAGATGACTTACTTGAACAAAATAGCCAATTACACAAACAATATTTTATTTGGAGTTATAGTACTAAACTATGGCTAAGAAATAATAATCAAGTTTTATACTATTGGGTTGACCATAAAAACAAAAGCAAGGAATATCTTGATATTGGCTACTATAATCCAGAAAATGATAAATATGTACGGCATAATAAAACACAATTCATAAATGATTTTGGCTCGGCAATGGATTTGTGTGATAAAATGGTTAGAGTATCAATTATTATAAATGAAAATAGTGGTTCTGGAATTAGACCTCCTAAAATTTCTTTCAATTACATTAAGTTGACCGATAACAATAATAGAGATTACGAAGTTGAATTTGTTAAACATTCGGAGTTTTATAGTGAGAAAATGTTAAAATCAGTTCGAAAGCATTACCCAGATTATAATCCTAAAAATCTGCAATGGTATATCGAAGGAGTATTTAAGTGCAAAAGTTTTTAGATATGAACTTGGATTGTTCTAGTCTATTCAGAGTGTATTCAATTTATTGTGCGATTAAATGTTTATTATCGTTTCGTTTACTAGTTGAACAAAAATGATTTTCGTTAAAGGTTGAGTTACGGTAACGTCCCTCTTATATCGATTATTTGTGTTCACGGAAAAGTGCCAACTATCAACTTTTCAACCTCACTGTCCACTCAAACTCAAAAGTACTCACCACTACCCCATCGGTGTTGATACCTACGGATTTCATCCAAAGGGTCTGTCCCTCACCCGTGGCGATGGTTTTGTCCAAGGCTTCCTTAATACGGTTTCCATCGATACAACTAAACGTGATGCGCCCGGTAGCCTTTTTGGAGAAGTTGGCCTTGTTGTTCAACACGAGCATGGATACTTTTTTCCCACTGTGCCGTATGGCACCCATGACCAATGCTCCCGTCGTTAATTCCGCAGCCATTCCCTGTACCGCCCAAAACATGGAACGAAACGGATTCTGATTGATCCAACGGTGCTTTACGGTAGCCGAACAATGGGTTTCGTCGAGATCCTTTACCCGTATACCGGTCCACCAAACGGATGGAAGTTTAAAAAAATTGAACGTATTTATTTTTCGAGGGGTCAAATCCATAGCTCCTTAATTTTCCTCAAATGTATTGAATTTAGGGGTATTCGAGGTCATTTCACACCTCAATATTCAAAAACTAAAATGTTAATATTATGTTAATTATTAGTACTATGTGTTGCATAGTACCTTCTTTTAGATATATATTTGCATAAGAAGTTATTAGGTATGCTATATAATTAGCTTTAACATAGTAACAAAAAATCAATCATTAGCAACGACCGAGCCATGACAGAATCATTAACAAAACACGAAAGAAATTTAGCCTCGCTCATACATGCGAGTACGTTCTCCAAATTCTTTATTCCCTTTGGAAACTTTATTCTACCATTGGTATTATGGACAGCGAACAAAAAGGAATATGAGTTTGTGGATTACAACGGCAAACAAGCCCTGAACTTTCAGATTAGCCTTCTACTCTACTCTATTGTTCTGGGTATCATAAGCGTACCATTCTTTATCGGCTTTTTGCCGGATATTTTTGATTTTGACAACTTTAGGTTCTTTAACCTGAACAAGTACAATACCATGAATTTTCATTTTGACAGTGATAATTTCTTTGGTCCATGGATCTGGCCTTTAGGAATAACCGGTTTAGCACAAGGTGCTTTATTTGTAGTGAATATTGTGTACACCATATTGGCAACCATTAGAACAAACGAGGGACAAACATTTAAATACCCCCTAACCATAAAATTCATAAAGTAATGAACCTTATAAAAATTATCATATATATCATAGTAGCATTTTTCGCCAGCATTGTGTCTGGACAGTCGACCGCGAACGCTGATTTGTTCCAAACCATAAAGAAATTGGACAGCACCTATTTTACCGCTTACAATGAATGTGATATGGCCAAACAAGAAAAAATGTACGACGAGGATATAGAATTTTACCATGATATGGGAGGTTTATCCACCGATAAAAAGGAGCTCTTGGAGAGTATTAAGAACAACATATGTGGGAAGGTCACCAGAAGTTTAGTAGAAGGAAGTATTGAGGTATATCCCATTAAGGATTATGGGGCCATTGAAATAGGAATGCATCAATTTTATAATAATCTAGAACCAAATGCAGAGTCAGAGCCTAGCAAATTCATTGTTTTTTGGAAACAAGCGGGGCCGGAATGGCATATTAGTAGAGTAGTAAGTTTACATTAAATAGGGTATTCATCACACCCGTAGGAGTTTAATTATCAATCAATCAAATCAATCAGGATGTTTATTCATCAATCAAAAAACGAACAGTTAAACCATGCAGCAGATCATTTCAAACAAAAAGAAAGGCTCATCTTCTAAGGGAGAACTGCATACAAAGCAAAAAGACGTTATGAATGTAGAAAATACAAAGGCGCAAATGCGAAAAGGAGTTTTGGAGTACTGCATACTGTCCATCCTAAACGGAAAAGACAAATATGCCTCCGAAATTCTAGAGACGCTAAAAGACGCTAAAATGCTGGTGGTAGAAGGTACCATTTACCCTCTTCTGACCCGATTAAAGAATGCAGGGCTTCTCAATTACAGATGGGAAGAATCTACATCCGGACCACCCCGAAAATACTATACCCTAACCGAAACGGGAAAACTTTTCCTAAAGGAACTGGATACCACTTGGGACGAATTAAGAAAGGCCACTAATGTGGTAACCAACACAAAAAACAGCTAACGATGAACAAGACAGTAAACATAAATTTAGCGAATACGCTCTTCCATATAGACGAAGACGCCTATAACAAAATGCGAAAATATTTGGAATCGGTAAAAAGATCCTTCGCAAACACACCTGGGAGTGACGAAATCCTGGCCGATATTGAGGCTAGAATAGCCGAACTTTTCTATGAAAAACTGGAAAACGAAAGGCAGGTCATAACCCATAAAGAAGTAGATGCGGTCATAGCCATAATGGGGCAACCCGAAGATTACATGGTAGATGAGGATATTTTTGAGGACGAGCCCAGACCTAAACGGGATCGGGAAACTACAAGGGTTAAGAAACTATACCGTGATACCGAACAAAAATATGTGGCAGGGGTTTCTTCCGGATTGGCACATTATCTGGGCATAGACCCACTTTGGGTACGTATACTTTGGGTGTTCTTGACCATTGGTTCCGGTGGAGGTTTTATACTCTTGTACGGTCTATTATGGATTTTAATTCCCGAGGCGCGCACTACTTCCCAAAAGTTGGATATGCGCGGTGAAACGGTAAACATTAGTAACATTGAGCGAAAAGTTAAGGAGGGTTTTGAGGACGTTGCGGATCGTGTAAAAAGTGTTGACTATGAGAAAGTAGGCGACACCGTCAAAAAAGGAGGAAAAACGTTTTTTGATACCATTGGAGATATCATCATGTTCCTTTTCAAGGTTTTTGGAAAGTTCATCGGCATTCTTTTAATCATCATCGGCGCTTCTACCCTGATTGGCCTTTTTATAGGGCTGATGACCGTAGGTATCATGGATATGGTGCATGTTCCCGGGGTAGATTTTTATAACGTGGTAAACTCCAGCAACCTGCCCATTTGGTTGGTTTCCTTACTTGCATTTTTTGCCGTAGGTATACCTTTCTTTTTCCTGTTATACCTGGGATTGAAGATTTTGGTGAACAACTTAAAATCCATTGGTAACATTGCCAAGTTCAGTTTATTGGGCCTTTGGCTGTTATCGGTCATTCTATTAGTGGTCTTCGGTATCAGGGAAGCCGCTTCCCATGCCTATACCGGGAGCACGACTTCCGAAAGTCAAATTTATTTCACAAATCCAGTGGATACATTGAATATTAATATGTCCACCTATGATTATGATAGGGAGAACCAGATGCATATGGGAAACAT
This sequence is a window from Maribacter aestuarii. Protein-coding genes within it:
- a CDS encoding DUF2461 domain-containing protein, which translates into the protein MSFYKLYDFLRDLDKNNSKEWMDENRKRYHEVRDWYISWLNEMDAKLAQVDKDYYATPGKKAINRINNNLMFHPEKPTYKDHFGAGLDKAPDTGDFYIHLGLNESFIAGGFYRPSSKILTSIRDAIDYNGEEFKKIINKKSFKDMFGGLMEDDMLKTSPKGFSQDHQHIELLRHKSFAVSHPVTQKEVQQEDFQERVISVYKEMLPFRRYLNKAITV
- a CDS encoding TIGR00266 family protein; translated protein: MNAHEVDYEIYGEEMQYVEIELDPQEAVVAEAGSFMMMEPDIKMDTIFGDGSNQDSSVLGKIFSAGKRMLTGESLFMTAFLNVGQGKKKVSFASPYPGKILPIDLSEKGGKFICQKDAFLCAAKGVSVGIEFSRKLGRGLFGGEGFIMQKLEGDGMAFVHAGGTMAKKILAAGEVLKVDTGCIVGFSHTVDYDIEFVGGIKNTVFGGEGLFFATLRGPGTVYIQSLPFSRLAGRVLAAIPRGGKDKGEGSILGTLGDIVGGDRGF
- a CDS encoding DUF4442 domain-containing protein, coding for MDLTPRKINTFNFFKLPSVWWTGIRVKDLDETHCSATVKHRWINQNPFRSMFWAVQGMAAELTTGALVMGAIRHSGKKVSMLVLNNKANFSKKATGRITFSCIDGNRIKEALDKTIATGEGQTLWMKSVGINTDGVVVSTFEFEWTVRLKS
- a CDS encoding DUF4870 domain-containing protein, translated to MTESLTKHERNLASLIHASTFSKFFIPFGNFILPLVLWTANKKEYEFVDYNGKQALNFQISLLLYSIVLGIISVPFFIGFLPDIFDFDNFRFFNLNKYNTMNFHFDSDNFFGPWIWPLGITGLAQGALFVVNIVYTILATIRTNEGQTFKYPLTIKFIK
- a CDS encoding nuclear transport factor 2 family protein translates to MNLIKIIIYIIVAFFASIVSGQSTANADLFQTIKKLDSTYFTAYNECDMAKQEKMYDEDIEFYHDMGGLSTDKKELLESIKNNICGKVTRSLVEGSIEVYPIKDYGAIEIGMHQFYNNLEPNAESEPSKFIVFWKQAGPEWHISRVVSLH
- a CDS encoding PadR family transcriptional regulator; amino-acid sequence: MNVENTKAQMRKGVLEYCILSILNGKDKYASEILETLKDAKMLVVEGTIYPLLTRLKNAGLLNYRWEESTSGPPRKYYTLTETGKLFLKELDTTWDELRKATNVVTNTKNS
- a CDS encoding PspC domain-containing protein gives rise to the protein MNKTVNINLANTLFHIDEDAYNKMRKYLESVKRSFANTPGSDEILADIEARIAELFYEKLENERQVITHKEVDAVIAIMGQPEDYMVDEDIFEDEPRPKRDRETTRVKKLYRDTEQKYVAGVSSGLAHYLGIDPLWVRILWVFLTIGSGGGFILLYGLLWILIPEARTTSQKLDMRGETVNISNIERKVKEGFEDVADRVKSVDYEKVGDTVKKGGKTFFDTIGDIIMFLFKVFGKFIGILLIIIGASTLIGLFIGLMTVGIMDMVHVPGVDFYNVVNSSNLPIWLVSLLAFFAVGIPFFFLLYLGLKILVNNLKSIGNIAKFSLLGLWLLSVILLVVFGIREAASHAYTGSTTSESQIYFTNPVDTLNINMSTYDYDRENQMHMGNMIITYNEQGEKILVSEDVRFRIQKSKDSVFRLKIRKEANGPSFVKAKATAEEIDYNYVVEGNTIVFNDYLSTTGKTKFNDQEVKADLFIPVGTVLRYDSGQARGWKMRADTDRDVNDLDDYIWQMTSQGELTCLDCPDDMEYEEDSENRIRINGNGIDININENGERGKIIINEDGIDIDVKDNGESFKMKLDENGVKIKAEDGDTTVRKTISRD